In one Pseudodesulfovibrio tunisiensis genomic region, the following are encoded:
- a CDS encoding ABC transporter ATP-binding protein, whose amino-acid sequence MSEQPILHINDVDKHFDISGSFLDQLSLRGGKLTRKQTVVKAVNHVTLDVHEGETLSVVGESGCGKSTLARTVMGLYHPNRGEIFYRGKRIDQLSGSTRRPYRTRMQMVFQDPYASLNPRMTVRQILEEPLRFHHPEMSRAEVKDRVAEVISAVGVDPVWAGNYPHEFSGGQRQRISIARALVLGPEFIVADEPIAALDVSIQAQILNLLMDAQAERNLTYLFISHDLSVVEHISTRVAVMYLGCLCELGPVKELFHNPRHPYTQALLSAIPKLGGTAGDHIRLSGDVPTPINLPPGCVFNGRCPHANERCHTEIPKHQKLESGVQLACHAVEEGRI is encoded by the coding sequence ATGTCCGAACAACCGATCCTGCATATCAACGACGTCGACAAGCACTTCGACATATCCGGTTCGTTTCTTGACCAACTCTCGCTGCGCGGTGGCAAGCTCACCCGCAAGCAGACCGTGGTCAAGGCCGTCAACCACGTCACTCTTGACGTTCACGAAGGCGAAACCCTGAGCGTGGTGGGCGAATCCGGCTGTGGCAAATCAACACTGGCGCGCACGGTCATGGGCCTGTATCACCCCAACCGGGGCGAAATATTCTACCGGGGCAAGCGCATCGATCAGCTCAGCGGCTCCACCAGACGGCCCTACCGCACCAGGATGCAGATGGTCTTTCAGGACCCCTACGCATCCCTGAACCCGCGCATGACGGTCCGCCAGATTCTCGAAGAACCCCTGCGCTTCCATCATCCGGAAATGAGCCGAGCCGAAGTCAAGGACCGCGTGGCCGAAGTCATCAGCGCGGTGGGCGTCGATCCGGTCTGGGCAGGCAACTACCCGCACGAGTTCTCCGGCGGCCAGCGCCAGCGCATCTCCATTGCCCGCGCACTGGTCCTCGGCCCGGAATTCATCGTGGCCGACGAACCCATTGCCGCTCTGGACGTGTCCATTCAGGCACAGATTCTGAATCTGCTCATGGATGCACAGGCCGAACGCAACCTGACCTACCTGTTCATCAGCCACGACCTGTCCGTGGTGGAACACATCTCCACCCGTGTGGCAGTCATGTACCTCGGCTGCCTGTGCGAACTCGGTCCGGTCAAGGAACTGTTTCACAATCCGCGCCATCCCTACACGCAGGCGCTGCTTTCCGCGATCCCCAAACTCGGCGGCACGGCCGGGGACCACATTCGTCTGTCCGGCGATGTGCCCACCCCCATCAACCTGCCGCCCGGCTGCGTTTTCAATGGACGTTGTCCGCATGCAAACGAACGCTGCCACACGGAAATCCCCAAGCACCAGAAGCTCGAATCCGGCGTGCAGCTCGCCTGCCACGCCGTCGAGGAAGGCAGAATATAG
- a CDS encoding DUF3955 domain-containing protein, translating to MPLFSLGFACMAGFRLVGSNVDDNGILHEPFALIPLGWLCLLAGAVIAFASLLRKGLRNR from the coding sequence TTGCCTCTTTTCAGCCTTGGCTTCGCCTGCATGGCGGGCTTTCGGCTTGTCGGTTCCAATGTGGACGACAACGGCATTCTTCATGAACCTTTCGCCCTGATCCCGCTCGGCTGGCTCTGCCTGCTGGCCGGAGCTGTCATCGCGTTTGCCAGCCTGCTACGCAAAGGACTCCGCAACCGTTGA
- a CDS encoding response regulator — MRVLIVDDDESVHLYLDMVLSRFANCDFAFSGPKALEMFDAAHVVEKPYHAVFMDILMPGMDGHQCAELMRDREDRLGIEERDRFKLVMITALVDDANVSRAFFRSHASCYLVKPFEKEHILEELKANLIL, encoded by the coding sequence GTGCGAGTCCTGATTGTCGACGACGACGAAAGCGTTCACCTTTATCTGGACATGGTGCTTTCCCGGTTTGCGAATTGCGATTTCGCGTTTTCCGGGCCAAAGGCATTGGAAATGTTCGATGCTGCCCATGTGGTTGAAAAACCGTATCATGCCGTGTTCATGGATATTCTCATGCCGGGCATGGATGGGCATCAGTGCGCCGAACTGATGCGGGACCGCGAGGACCGTCTGGGCATTGAGGAGCGCGATCGGTTCAAGCTGGTCATGATTACCGCTCTGGTGGATGACGCCAACGTTAGCAGGGCGTTTTTTCGCAGCCATGCTTCCTGCTATCTGGTCAAACCCTTTGAAAAGGAACATATCCTTGAGGAACTCAAGGCGAATTTGATTCTTTGA
- a CDS encoding DsrE family protein → MDRKILFHVDKGPEDLNIAISNVGNVFNALSCEECSLVMVVNGPAIRFMKKDGEHAEKLEQLARKGLSLRVCNNALNGFNILPEELNAACEIVPAGILEIADLQREGFAYIKP, encoded by the coding sequence ATGGATCGGAAGATTCTTTTTCACGTCGACAAGGGCCCCGAGGACTTGAATATTGCCATCAGCAATGTGGGCAATGTCTTCAATGCGTTGAGCTGCGAGGAATGTTCGCTGGTCATGGTTGTCAACGGTCCGGCGATCAGATTCATGAAAAAGGACGGGGAACATGCCGAAAAGCTGGAACAGCTTGCCAGGAAGGGGCTTTCGCTGCGGGTGTGCAACAATGCCCTGAATGGTTTCAACATCCTGCCCGAAGAATTGAATGCGGCCTGTGAAATCGTGCCTGCCGGAATTCTGGAAATTGCGGACTTGCAGCGCGAGGGATTTGCCTACATCAAGCCGTGA